The following are encoded in a window of Episyrphus balteatus chromosome X, idEpiBalt1.1, whole genome shotgun sequence genomic DNA:
- the LOC129920525 gene encoding uncharacterized protein LOC129920525, which translates to MRVTYTEPDLNTNHHHQLQDQNTHSLNSILDINQNETQSTQFLTFSKFPDKLSLEEDSGRLFHYDMFNIRTSDSRSESHDDVVDDNNSGSAANADEEDQIHDKETAGIASDKARHNLATRVMSNGVEVIIAGDKNSKASLKSNALRTVQSLSRKPMTLAPSTLKDQMILVMPSNAQEKYTIPINSKHFITKTCLTTYTYRTTYLQNGKTTIESREKVVSNTATEQRNYLKIKPTETLGITLSRTPELAVGVFHTTYTYYNTILDGEHSIVVSSQHVLTNTITGPDDYISFLQPSEVATPVLETNTYYTKISLTKTFKDSNLEKLVSTSNILTQVIITESMQQPPQTSSITASYVAFDSDETTATQYSYFNTDDENVENQKQGKIQSELLRNTIIPSSSTSLSSSSSLLLPSSTAMALELQGSLQTDMHIYATKTFLTTFTYFTTLMNTGNGNGNEGSNIDSSASTVVNFHTRVIENVITESIPSYLINSDLLSTFETQLRNPLNQNNFVTMITLGGGQSLEVTAMNILHPSLHSYDNNKHHPDVKLDTTRTKLESNSLSASENNANIQKPSSSFENSNEILDSEVASSENEELLADQYLAESDPSPIVVRNNTKIVAAPSTTDFASVNQLIGSFDLNRFQALGPVFNAMAGLIQNNLNNFGTNTNSNLELKKNASSLSLEGKQVFKNISTYSNGAGAGNFVGQSHEGPIYIPVQSLPTENSFQSSEKFISPGSGMQGLHISPPVTNSWFNEATFNRVKQQDTSPGPGPGTVSSGKPKYETPLLNGGIAISPGEVITANSDVIVGKPNGIQQPRVPYNNKISDSVVNPLLVPPSPAAQPSIGPYSYQFQHQQIKVSPSPIPLSVSSLKYDQILKPPSIKPHSMQYNNQQQQHQHTKNPPPHGFKNVNYRAHYATSHMHHPSQHYIQPTQKQQQPRIPFSHLQKNHQIQWPNAQLPKPTMPNYIPYAPFDYDQQYHPPRHPFQNISNNEILEIKRIPEVYSTDLPASAESPTTNSSRSKSPGDGGIYKAFVKKVINPDKPMLVDIQPSKIKNIVFPHDNSASILVVESSVELHKNGQYYDEPTTYPDALMTGSVTIASSSSPNNAANAPARKPILSNQQINLDMNVLSHNVDINAPPITFNKDSEFPLHSTPVRGQIHKTNLFKPFKMPHVTIPITDNQIQVNLTPQNIITQNLSGHFVNDVQTVVNSDSAGVNSENLDLSSYDTYSSVGSSQNQLLSEGEIVIDHQKQLQQQQLQPQTQQQQFEQQKQLLYQHHQQKHNIEGEQQQQFGQLHQQNQQPQTQQKQYFQQQQQKQQVQQRQQQKHQHQQQHEEEEELQQQQLPVEYLKPLESSFFFDSSHHTTQNKPNSLSFSHSNNKTYHSYPNVIPIRANIESSSNSAAKKVFSQNFPTQLISKKTTTTTEDTLQIFAKVKPNIHQQFQPFSNIMVDKQNSQGPNRPPPVSDHMPLVNLFYNSPNEEGSSNKLPNRLLHPTKDDSNRVDDQNPSSSLNIGVLPSASQRDEEEISNSSNDETIFESSQITKTKPSKSQPPTHPSSTTKTPIPVQPSPSTINHMDDLDTQLPPPSLKNLTTLINLLSSGRPFIPLTSKISTKSPLKNTTIPKLVYHNGEGFKGRPHATDQTQNAILEQPTRPVVDSTKNDAKQQQQYNNILTSPSHQTETPFNPKYTKRTKKPSKTPTAPITLVTDIPSPITTQLDLNQMEVLNQPNDNGNRNISYADVFDYHETVNPNSHNHKFMPTDELEQRTTTIQTLTLADMRTERPIYKNNKDRYQFASEPSTDMKPPKELSIKPQTEKVLGLNPPPPPPPLSAASAPSIPINNLKPTIQPNSFGNFNLNLTERNRSPTVRPALKKLIRTTTSGSIYSKYNSSTTKPRNQKPKPKPNISEKPPNYTTTTTTTTKAIAKPTRPQTLIKKPAEFSIATTSLYPFIQKTSTITPSTAKVAAVPSIKEKLEVISQTVKKLPPTSSIEKSAAADSNQESMIFLAQAQEIPEEILIEGSEKPDKHYQTKSLANSFTENLKQTNSPKTNKKTKQSESNQNHPKQQQSTIMLPTLATNSGIKTDFIEFMVPTQARSTSSSSSIIFPTKYITKPHYLTVTTTKLSISTSLGVPVTQTLTLTLTETKTSTLVDTVTETHTLLQPTRVTESHTTTATATATATQIIHYEDYEDHHHHHHSQQRPAAKIKPTIEVVDNVLLASRESENDSVETLRIPAIPVSTTPTKAFDTAVSKINANLTQDFDNNSIFVVMTDKNSQGGIFSISPSMMDTPQNINAIAGGVNNGSEKVIPAESPNSIELDYDYNITFDYFPTRDEEAEENEVNHVLLGGVLIAAPPRSNNNDDPTSSIVGLTPNATCRPLCKASRNELCQLINNRMQCLCRPGFARMFPDRPCRPTYTYALEIPIHRISKQILHFNEQYRKRDSNEFKELADITHNAVDRMIMQSDLRDVYHGVHVTSFDITNSPETEGGILGKFLIQVKINSSVSLSDSSDEKRLVDVFKKYLRLNSFSLGGTETFTTQNGVNSLQVNDFNECAHNQFHDCSENSRCFNLQGTYTCSCQEGFVDLSENSIYPGRICSAEVIGCEKCHFHGKCIQSNKTKQQQPMVVVCECFSWYTGASCQLNLKIVLIALITIGTILFILLLFCVLITCTRRNRDNNNMQSFMSGMQIIAPKNNGSSSAKNLTIDRRAMIKDSSSEGSENSLPYVLKRDVKKQNVSKNTNHHHTQPQNQHHSLKPTKIINQRGHPSSGLLVPSFSETSQHQHHNFPEQNDRSLTVMIPRAKYHHSVLAQTSSKTQADGLDLTEYNNEAHLKIVPSDTCGSSSKASTFHCNNDKIFNKNSNKPTTTAIAGVASGGGTINSSHGALLTKNTGALVSAGFEVSATVGSIVNQQQQQQTSSSTTNLSLHDSAADMNFQKFNYKDTQLQYNNYKDGDKFIDSMDVWIDTIQQNELAAEARSFNETTIQAPTKSLRCTYERQLSQSNGNDEANTMAERDVGSTCLLPHTHLYKPDRDSDVSGFDSF; encoded by the exons ATGCGTGTAACTTATACAGAACCCGATTTAAACacaaaccatcatcatcaactGCAAGACCAAAACACACACAGTTTGAATTCAATACTTGACATCAATCAGAATGAAACCCAAAGCAcacaatttttgacatttagcaAGTTCCCGGACAAACTCTCACTGGAGGAGGACAGCGGTCGATTATTTCACTATGATATGTTCAACATTCGGACATCAGATAGCAGATCCGAAAGTCACGATGATGTTGTTGATGATAATAATTCTGGTTCTGCTGCCAATGCGGATGAGGAAGACCAAATCCACGATAAAGAAACAGCTGGTATTGCTAGTGACAAAGCCAGGCACAATCTAGCAACCCGTGTTATGTCAAATGGTGTTGAAGTAATTATAGCAGGAGATAAGAATAGCAAAGCCTCTTTGAAATCGAATGCTTTGAGAACAGTTCAAAGTTTGTCGCGAAAACCAATGACACTGGCACCTAGCACGCTAAAAGATCAAATGATTTTGGTTATGCCATCAAATGCTCAG gaAAAATATACAATTCCGATAAATTCGAAACACTTTATAACCAAAACATGCCTCACAACATACACCTACCGAACGACGTATCTTCAAAATGGCAAGACGACTATTGAGAGTCGTGAAAAAGTCGTATCAAATACAGCAACCGAACAAAGAAACTACTTGAAAATCAAACCAACGGAGACACTAGGAATAACTTTGTCAAGG ACCCCCGAATTGGCCGTAGGAGTATTTCACACAACATACACTTACTACAACACAATACTTGATGGTGAACATTCGATTGTCGTTTCATCGCAACATGTATTAACAAACACAATTACCGGACCAGATGATTACATTTCATTTCTGCAACCATCTGAAGTTGCAACTCCGGTTCTTGAAACAAACACCTATTATACAAAAATCAGCCTAACCAAAACATTTAAGGACTCGAATCTGGAAAAACTTGTCAGTACTTCGAATATTTTGACACAAGTTATAATCACTGAGTCAATGCAACAACCACCTCAAACCTCTTCAATAACCGCATCATATGTTGCGTTTGATTCTGACGAGACAACCGCAACTCAATATTCTTATTTCAATACTGATgatgaaaatgttgaaaatcaGAAACAAGGCAAGATTCAATCGGAATTGTTGAGAAATACTATAATACCATCATCCTcaacatcattatcatcatcatcgtccttGTTATTGCCCTCGTCCACGGCAATGGCTTTGGAACTTCAGGGTTCACTTCAAACTGACATGCATATCTATGCAACAAAAACTTTTCTCACAACTTTTACTTACTTTACAACTCTAATGAATACTGGCAATGGTAATGGCAATGAAGGCAGCAACATTGATTCATCAGCATCAACTGTTGTTAATTTTCATACGAGAGTTATCGAAAATGTTATCACCGAATCTATTCCCAGTTATTTAATTAACTCTGATCTTCTGTCTACATTCGAAACACAACTTAGGAATCCActcaatcaaaataattttgtaacaatGATTACTTTAGGCGGTGGCCAGTCGCTTGAAGTGACTGCAATGAACATATTACATCCCTCATTACATTCGTATGACAACAACAAGCATCATCCTGATGTTAAATTGGATACAACTCGAACTAAATTAGAATCAAATTCATTGTCTGCGAGTGAGAATAATGCTAATATACAAAAACCATCATCATCGTTTGAAAACTCTAATGAAATTCTCGATTCGGAAGTTGCTAGTTCGGAAAACGAAGAACTTTTAGCGGATCAATATCTGGCAGAATCCGACCCGAGTCCAATTGTTGTtcgaaataatacaaaaattgtagCAGCTCCATCTACAACAGATTTTGCATCCGTCAATCAACTAATTGGTTCGTTTGATTTGAATCGATTTCAAGCTCTGGGTCCAGTGTTTAACGCAATGGCTGGTCTCatacaaaacaatttaaataattttggtaccaatacaaattcaaatttagagttgaaaaaaaatgcatccaGTTTAAGCTTAGAaggaaaacaagtttttaaaaatatttcaacgtACAGTAATGGAGCAGGAGCAGGAAATTTTGTTGGACAATCTCATGAGGGGCCTATTTATATACCTGTTCAAAGTTTGCCAACAGAAAATTCTTTCCAAAGCTCTGAAAAATTTATAAGTCCCGGCAGTGGAATGCAAGGTCTGCATATATCGCCGCCAGTAACTAATAGTTGGTTTAACGAAGCCACATTCAATCGCGTGAAACAACAAGATACCAGTCCTGGACCTGGACCTGGGACAGTTTCCAGTGGAAAACCCAAATATGAGACTCCTTTGCTTAATGGTGGCATAGCTATAAGTCCGGGTGAGGTGATAACAGCAAACTCGGATGTTATTGTTGGGAAGCCAAATGGAATTCAACAACCACGAGTgccatataataataaaatttctgaCAGTGTTGTTAACCCATTACTCGTACCGCCATCGCCAGCAGCGCAACCTTCGATTGGACCATATTCTTATCAGTTTCAGCATCAGCAAATTAAAGTAAGCCCTAGTCCGATACCATTATCAGTTTCATCTTTGAAATATGATCAAATTCTTAAACCACCTTCAATAAAACCCCACTCAATGCAATACaataatcaacaacaacaacaccaacacacaaaaaatccCCCACCTCATGGATTTAAGAATGTCAATTATAGGGCACATTATGCGACAAGCCACATGCATCACCCATCACAGCATTATATCCAACCCacgcaaaaacaacaacaaccacgtATTCCATTCTCACATCTGCAAAAGAACCATCAGATTCAATGGCCAAATGCCCAACTACCTAAACCTACCATGCCAAATTATATCCCCTACGCTCCATTCGACTATGATCAGCAATATCATCCACCAAGACATCCATTCCAAAACATCAGTAACAACGAAATTCTTGAAATTAAACGCATTCCAGAGGTTTACAGTACCGACTTACCGGCTTCTGCTGAATCACCAACAACCAACAGCAGCAGAAGCAAAAGCCCTGGTGACGGAGGAATATATAAGGCATTTGTCAAAAAAGTCATCAACCCAGACAAACCAATGCTGGTTGACATACAGCCgtcgaaaatcaaaaatattgtgtttccTCATGACAATTCAGCATCGATTTTAGTTGTTGAGAGTTCGGTGGAATTGCATAAGAATGGCCAATACTATGATGAGCCAACAACTTATCCAGATGCTCTTATGACAGGTAGTGTAACAatagcatcatcatcatcacccaACAATGCCGCAAACGCCCCCGCCCGAAAGCCAATCTTATCAAATCAGCAAATCAATCTCGATATGAATGTGCTGAGTCATAATGTGGATATAAATGCTCCGCCAATAACATTTAATAAAGACTCCGAATTTCCGTTGCATTCCACACCTGTTCGTGGTCAGATTCACAAGACCAATTTGTTCAAACCATTCAAAATGCCACATGTGACTATTCCGATAACAGATAATCAAATTCAAGTTAATTTGACACCACAAAATATAATAACTCAAAATTTGTCAGGACATTTTGTAAATGATGTGCAAACAGTTGTTAATAGTGATAGTGCCGGTGTTAACTCTGAAAATTTGGATTTGTCCAGTTACGACACTTATTCTTCAGTTGGTTCTTCACAAAATCAATTACTTTCCGAAGGTGAAATAGTAATCGATCACCAAAAACAACTGCAGCAACAACAGCTACAACcacaaacacaacaacaacaattcgaacaacaaaaacaactgctATATCAACACCACcaacaaaaacataatataGAAggagaacaacaacaacaattcggTCAATTACACCAACAAAACCAACAACCACAAACACAGCAAAAACAATACttccaacaacagcaacaaaaacaacagGTTCAACAAcgtcaacaacaaaaacatcaacaccaacaacaacatgaagaagaagaagaactacaacaacaacagcttCCTGTAGAATATTTGAAGCCTTTAGAAAGTAGTTTCTTTTTCGATAGCAGCCATCACACCACGCAAAATAAACCTAACTCACTGAGCTTTTCGCATTCGAACAACAAAACTTATCATTCCTATCCAAATGTTATTCCAATAAGAGCAAACATAGAATCTTCATCCAATTCAGCAGCCAAAAAAGTCTTCTCGCAAAATTTTCCAACTCAATTAATATctaaaaaaactacaacaactACAGAAGATACACTTCAAATATTTGCAAAGGTCAAACCAAATATTCATCAGCAATTTCAACCTTTTTCAAACATCATGGTCGACAAACAAAATTCTCAGGGCCCCAACAGGCCACCACCTGTAAGCGATCATATGCCTCTTGTAAATCTGTTCTATAACTCGCCTAATGAAGAAGGTTCTTCTAATAAATTGCCAAATAGACTTCTTCATCCAACAAAAGATGATTCAAATCGAGTTGATGATCAAAATCCTTCGTCGTCTTTGAATATAGGTGTGCTGCCATCAGCTAGTCAACGAGACGAAGAAGAAATCTCAAATTCTTCAAATGATGAGACAATTTTCGAGTCGTCGCAAATAACTAAAACTAAACCCTCAAAGTCACAACCGCCAACTCACCCTTCTTCAACTACGAAAACCCCAATTCCTGTTCAGCCATCACCAAGTACTATAAATCATATGGATGATTTAGATACTCAGCTTCCACCACCGTCACTTAAAAATTTGACAACTTTAATAAATCTTCTATCGTCTGGTAGACCATTTATACCACTAACAAGCAAAATCAGTACAAAATCGCCTCTTAAAAATACTACTATTCCAAAATTAGTATATCATAATGGTGAAGGGTTCAAAGGCCGTCCACATGCGACAGATCAAACCCAAAATGCTATACTTGAACAACCAACACGACCAGTAGTAGATTCGACAAAAAATGATGCTAAACAACAGCAACAGTATAATAATATTCTAACGAGTCCTTCGCATCAAACTGAGACCCCATTTAATCCTAAATACACAAAGAGAACGAAAAAACCTTCGAAAACGCCTACGGCGCCCATTACTTTAGTAACAGACATTCCATCACCAATAACAACACAATTGGATCTTAACCAAATGGAAGTGCTAAACCAACCTAATGACAACGGTAATCGTAATATATCATATGCAGACGTTTTCGATTATCATGAAACTGTCAATCCAAACAGTCACAATCATAAATTTATGCCCACTGATGAGCTTGAGCAGCGCACAACAACTATTCAAACACTTACACTTGCCGATATGAGAACAGAGCGCCCGATTTATAAGAATAACAAAGATCGATATCAGTTTGCTTCGGAGCCCTCTACGGATATGAAACCGCCAAAAGAACTTTCAATAAAGCCTCAGACAGAAAAAGTTTTAGGTCTAAAtcctccaccaccaccaccaccactatCAGCAGCATCAGCACCATCAATACCAATTAATAACTTAAAGCCTACAATACAGCCAAATAGTTTTGGCAATTTCAATCTGAACTTGACCGAAAGAAATCGAAGCCCAACTGTTCGTCCGGCGCTAAAGAAGCTGATACGAACAACTACTAGTGGTTCCATATATTCAAAATACAATTCCAGTACGACAAAACCACGCAACCAGAAACCAAAACCGAAACCAAATATCAGTGAAAAGCCGCCGAattacacaacaacaacaacaacaacaacaaaagctaTAGCTAAACCAACTAGACCACAAACTTTGATTAAAAAGCCTGCAGAATTTTCCATAGCAACAACTTCATTGTATCCATTTATTCAGAAAACATCAACAATAACACCTTCTACCGCTAAAGTTGCTGCTGTTCCATCGATCAAAGAAAAACTTGAGGTAATATCACAAACGGTTAAAAAACTACCGCCGACTTCGAGCATTGAGAAATCAGCAGCAGCAGACTCAAATCAAGAGTCAATGATATTCTTAGCTCAAGCTCAAGAAATTCCAGAAGAGATTTTAATTGAAGGATCAGAAAAACCAGATAAACATTATCAAACTAAGTCGCTTGCAAATAGCTTCACAGAAAACCTAAAGCAAACAAATTCAccaaagacaaacaaaaaaacaaaacaatccgAATCGAACCAAAACCATCCAAAACAGCAACAGTCTACAATTATGCTACCAACTCTAGCAACAAATTCAGGTATTAAAACTGATTTCATAGAGTTTATGGTTCCAACACAAGCCAGATCAACATCAAGCTCTTCTTCAATTATTTTCCCTAcaaaatatataacaaaacCACATTATCTAACTGTAACTACAACAAAACTTAGTATCTCAACAAGTCTCGGTGTTCCAGTTACCCAGACCCTAACTCTAACACTCACAGAAACAAAAACTTCAACATTGGTTGATACTGTCACCGAAACGCACACTCTATTGCAGCCAACTAGAGTAACAGAAAGCCATACAACAACCGCCACGGCAACGGCCACGGCCACCCAAATTATCCATTATGAAGACTATGAGGATCACCACCATCACCATCATTCACAGCAGCGGCCTGCAGCCAAGATCAAACCAACGATAGAAGTTGTTGACAATGTTTTGCTAGCAAGTAGAGAAAGTGAAAATGACTCCGTTGAAACGTTAAGAATTCCAGCTATTCCAGTTTCGACAACACCGACAAAAGCTTTTGACACAGCAGTATCCAAAATTAATGCAAATCTTACTCAAGATTTTGACAACAACAGTATTTTTGTGGTTATGACGGATAAAAATAGCCAAGGTGGAATTTTCAGCATCAGCCCTTCGATGATGGACACCCCGCAAAATATAAATGCAATTGCCGGTGGCGTTAATAACGGCAGTGAAAAAGTTATTCCTGCTGAAAGCCCAAACTCCATCGAACTAGACTACGATTACAACATTACATTTGATTATTTTCCAACAAGAGATGAAGAGGCCGAAGAAAATGAGGTTAATCATGTACTTCTTGGCGGAGTTCTTATTGCAGCTCCACCAAGATCTAATAATAACGACGATCCAACATCATCCATCGTTGGACTAACTCCTAATGCTACATGCAGGCCATTATGCAAGGCATCGCGAAACGAGCTTTGTCAACTTATTAACAATCGCATGCAGTGTCTATGTCGTCCTGGCTTTGCCCGTATGTTCCCTGATCGACCATGCAGAC CAACATATACCTATGCACTAGAGATTCCTATACATAGAATAAGCAAACAAATTTTACACTTCAATGAGCAATACCGCAAGCGAGATTCCAATGAATTCAAAGAACTAGCTGACATAACTCACAACGCTGTCGATCGAATGATTATGCAATCTGATCTGCGTGATGTCTATCATGGAGTTCATGTAACTTCCTTCGATATAACCAATTCTCCGGAAACTGAAGGTGGCATTTTGGGGAAATTTCTTATTCAGGTAAAAATAAATAGTAGTGTGTCG TTATCAGACAGCAGTGATGAAAAAAGACTGGttgatgttttcaaaaaatatctgCGTCTGAATAGCTTCAGTTTAGGTGGAACAGAAACATTTACCACTCAAAATGGCGTTAATTCATTGCAAGTTAAtg ATTTCAACGAGTGCGCTCATAATCAGTTCCATGACTGTTCTGAAAATTCAAGATGCTTCAATCTCCAAGGGACATACACGTGCAGCTGTCAAGAAGGATTCGTCGATCTATCAGAGAACTCCATCTATCCGGGCCGAATTTGTTCAGCCGAAGTTATTGGATGTGAAAAATGCCATTTTCATGGCAAATGTATTCAATCAAATAAAACTAAGCAACAACAACCAATGGTTGTTGTATGCGAGTGTTTTTCATGGTACACGGGTGCATCATGTcagttgaatttaaaaattgtccTAATTGCCTTGATAACAATAGGAACGATACTTTTTATTCTTTTGCTGTTTTGTGTGCTCATTACCTGTACACGCCGCAATAGAGACAATAACAATATGCAGTCATTTATGTCGGGCATGCAAATAATTGCTCCGAAAAACAATGGTTCATCATCAGCTAAAAATCTTACAATCGATAGACGTGCAATGATTAAAGATTCGAGCAGTGAGGGTAGCGAGAACTCGCTTCCATATGTTTTGAAG agagACGTTAAAAAGCAAAACGTTTCAAAGAACACCAACCACCATCACACGCAGCCACAAAATCAACATCATAGTCTAAAGCCAACCAAGATAATCAATCAGCGTGGTCATCCTTCATCAGGACTTCTTGTTCCATCATTTTCAGAAACAAGCCAGCACCAGCACCACAATTTCCCCGAACAAAATGATCGCTCCTTAACTGTTATGATTCCTAGAGCCAAATACCATCATTCTGTTTTAGCCCAAACCTCATCAAAGACCCAAGCTGATGGCTTAGATCTTACAGAATATAATAATGAAGCTCACTTAAAGATTGTCCCGTCAGATACTTGTGGTTCCAGTTCGAAGGCATCAACATTTCACTGCAACAATGACAAA ATATTTAATAAGAATTCAAATAAACCAACTACTACGGCAATTGCTGGTGTTGCCAGTGGTGGCGGCACTATCAATTCGAGTCACGGTGCTCTGCTCACAAAGAACACCGGTGCCCTTGTATCAGCAGGATTTGAAGTTTCTGCAACGGTAGGAAGTATCGtgaatcaacaacaacaacaacaaacatctAGTTCAACGACAAATTTGTCATTGCACGATTCGGCTGCAgatatgaattttcaaaaattcaactaCAAGGACACACAATTACAATACAATAACTATAAGGATGGAGACAA ATTTATTGATTCTATGGATGTCTGGATTGACACAATTCAACAAAACGAATT agCGGCTGAAGCAAGATCCTTTAATGAAACCACAATTCAAGCACCAACAAAGTCACTTCGTTGTACGTATGAAAGACAATTATCACAGAGCAATGGCAATGAT gaagCAAATACAATGGCTGAACGAGACGTGGGCTCGACTTGTTTACTTCCTCATACGCATCTTTACAAGCCTGATAGA gatAGTGATGTATCAGGCTTTGATTCGTTTTAG